Proteins from a genomic interval of Acidimicrobiia bacterium:
- a CDS encoding acyltransferase has translation MKKYLAYTAKLAADTPADRNRIVDFWRVVAILVVAFGHWLAASIWLKPDGEIALLNSLEWIPYAAWVTWIVQVMPIFFLAGGYANARGLRKVEANAAPRRDWITARARRLFTPVVPLLVVWVGLILVMRTFVPAEVIYAGAMSATVPLWFLAVYLLLNAIAPLTHAWWERSGVVTILILSGAAIAVDVARFALDVPGIGWANFLFVWATVHQVGYWWSTHDRGNGVPARTGWIIFGTALAMLIAVTWIGWYPVAMVGVPGAGLTNMTPPTFAIAILSFMQFGIIIGTQHSIRRLTAKPRAWHGVVTVSGILMTIYLWHLSAMSLIAAAGLFTFGGRVFKIEPGTMLWWVTRPIWLLALAAATIGLLAIFARYEWRISRAPTPESRRVVAIGLLLIAGSAAAVATIGISTRDAVVQWTIPVAAIAGAAMLGALPTRKKPG, from the coding sequence TGGCGATTCTCGTTGTGGCCTTCGGCCACTGGTTGGCGGCCTCAATCTGGCTCAAGCCGGACGGCGAGATCGCCCTGCTGAATTCTCTCGAATGGATCCCCTATGCGGCGTGGGTCACGTGGATCGTGCAGGTAATGCCGATCTTTTTTCTGGCGGGCGGATATGCCAACGCGCGAGGATTACGCAAGGTCGAGGCGAATGCCGCACCGCGCCGCGACTGGATCACAGCCAGGGCGCGCCGCCTCTTCACTCCCGTTGTCCCTCTGCTCGTCGTCTGGGTGGGCCTCATCCTGGTGATGCGGACGTTCGTGCCTGCTGAGGTCATTTACGCCGGAGCCATGTCAGCCACAGTGCCTCTGTGGTTCCTTGCCGTCTACCTGCTCCTCAACGCGATAGCGCCGCTAACGCACGCCTGGTGGGAGCGATCAGGTGTCGTCACGATCCTCATCCTGTCTGGCGCGGCCATTGCGGTAGACGTCGCCCGTTTCGCACTTGACGTTCCGGGAATCGGCTGGGCCAACTTCTTGTTTGTGTGGGCCACCGTTCATCAAGTTGGCTATTGGTGGTCAACGCATGACCGGGGGAATGGGGTACCGGCTCGGACCGGGTGGATTATCTTCGGGACGGCCCTGGCCATGCTCATCGCAGTCACATGGATTGGCTGGTACCCCGTAGCCATGGTCGGGGTCCCTGGTGCAGGGCTAACCAACATGACACCGCCGACGTTTGCGATCGCCATCCTCAGCTTCATGCAATTCGGGATAATCATTGGCACGCAACACAGCATTCGGCGCTTAACCGCGAAACCCAGGGCGTGGCACGGCGTAGTCACCGTTTCCGGCATCCTGATGACCATCTACTTGTGGCACCTCTCGGCGATGTCACTGATAGCGGCGGCCGGTCTGTTCACGTTTGGTGGTCGAGTCTTCAAAATCGAACCAGGTACGATGTTGTGGTGGGTAACTCGACCGATCTGGCTGCTTGCCCTCGCCGCTGCGACCATCGGATTGCTGGCGATCTTTGCTCGCTATGAATGGCGCATTAGCCGGGCACCGACGCCCGAAAGCCGGAGGGTCGTCGCCATTGGCCTACTCCTGATCGCCGGTTCCGCAGCTGCGGTCGCAACTATTGGCATCAGCACACGAGATGCGGTCGTGCAGTGGACGATCCCGGTCGCGGCGATCGCCGGAGCAGCCATGCTCGGTGCATTGCCAACCCGAAAGAAGCCCGGTTAA
- a CDS encoding SDR family oxidoreductase, whose product MDLKLEGRTVLVTGGTRGIGRAIVDGFVAEGANVGFCARTVSEVEATEQAITTDTVDVVGTALDMGDPAAINAWVVDSAEHFGGIDVIVSNVSALAIPDTDENWEASLRVDLMGTVRLVKAAMPYLEHSDAPSIVAISSVSGREADFASGPYGTAKSAIIAYVQGLALQLAEKGIRANTVSPGNTYFPGGVWESIERDNPELFGYAMGLNPTGRMAKPAEIAAGVVFLASPVSSFTTGTNLVIDGALTRGIQF is encoded by the coding sequence ATGGACCTGAAGCTTGAAGGACGCACCGTCCTGGTCACTGGCGGTACCAGGGGAATTGGGAGGGCGATCGTTGACGGTTTTGTCGCCGAAGGCGCCAACGTCGGTTTCTGCGCTCGTACCGTCTCCGAAGTCGAGGCAACCGAACAGGCCATCACTACCGACACTGTCGATGTGGTCGGCACGGCCCTCGATATGGGCGACCCGGCGGCCATCAACGCCTGGGTGGTCGATTCCGCCGAGCACTTCGGGGGTATCGACGTCATCGTCAGCAACGTCAGTGCCCTGGCCATCCCCGATACCGACGAGAACTGGGAGGCGTCGCTCCGGGTAGACCTCATGGGAACCGTCCGTTTGGTCAAGGCAGCGATGCCGTATCTCGAACACAGCGACGCCCCCTCGATTGTCGCCATATCGAGCGTCTCGGGTCGGGAGGCCGATTTCGCCTCAGGTCCCTATGGCACGGCCAAGTCGGCAATTATCGCCTACGTACAGGGTCTGGCTCTTCAGTTGGCGGAAAAGGGGATCCGGGCAAATACCGTCTCTCCAGGGAACACGTACTTCCCGGGTGGCGTATGGGAAAGCATCGAACGCGACAACCCGGAACTGTTCGGATACGCCATGGGTCTGAACCCGACCGGCCGCATGGCAAAACCCGCTGAGATTGCCGCCGGAGTCGTATTCCTGGCGAGTCCGGTATCCAGTTTCACGACCGGTACCAATCTCGTCATCGACGGCGCCCTCACCCGCGGGATCCAATTCTGA
- a CDS encoding acetamidase/formamidase family protein, translating to MDIVEFTPSPEQYAYTFGGVAPVMRIKPGSVLRLWSEDAFNHALKSIHDLPSEKVDLRYVNPQTGPFYVEGAEPGDTLAIHIVDLAPARSWGASATIPFFGGLTGTDRTVNLQDGLPETTWIYEVDTANNTVGFQARFGTFEVQLPMAPMLGTVGVAPSGGEVRSSLVPERFGGNMDSPEVRAGTTVFLGVNQEGALFSVGDGHYRQGEGEACGTAVEGAMNSTIIVELIKGQAPTWPRLENDDYWMAAGSSRPMEDSWRIAQVEMVRWYQELFGLHQMDAYQLLSQTTEAPIANVVDANYTVVVKADKAPLPTVDAFDGMHAELRDLARQLK from the coding sequence ATGGACATTGTGGAATTCACACCGAGCCCTGAACAGTACGCATACACGTTTGGTGGGGTGGCACCCGTCATGCGGATCAAGCCGGGATCCGTGCTCCGTCTCTGGTCGGAGGATGCCTTCAACCATGCCCTGAAGTCGATTCACGACCTACCCAGCGAGAAGGTTGACCTCCGGTACGTGAACCCGCAGACCGGTCCCTTCTATGTGGAAGGGGCCGAACCGGGGGATACGCTCGCCATTCACATCGTCGACCTTGCTCCGGCCCGGAGCTGGGGGGCTTCGGCGACCATTCCATTCTTCGGTGGCCTGACGGGCACAGACCGCACGGTCAACCTCCAGGACGGGCTCCCGGAAACGACGTGGATCTATGAAGTCGACACCGCCAACAACACAGTCGGTTTTCAGGCCCGGTTTGGAACGTTCGAAGTTCAGCTTCCCATGGCCCCCATGCTCGGTACGGTCGGAGTTGCCCCGTCGGGAGGCGAGGTGCGTTCGTCACTCGTTCCGGAGCGCTTCGGCGGCAATATGGATTCGCCAGAGGTCCGGGCCGGAACGACGGTGTTTCTTGGTGTCAACCAGGAAGGCGCATTGTTCTCTGTAGGTGACGGCCACTATCGGCAGGGTGAAGGGGAGGCATGCGGAACTGCGGTCGAGGGAGCGATGAACTCGACGATCATCGTGGAACTCATCAAAGGTCAGGCACCAACCTGGCCCCGGTTGGAGAATGACGATTACTGGATGGCGGCCGGTTCGTCCCGACCGATGGAAGACTCCTGGCGCATCGCTCAAGTTGAGATGGTGCGGTGGTATCAGGAACTTTTCGGCCTGCATCAAATGGACGCGTATCAGCTGTTGTCTCAAACCACGGAGGCACCAATCGCGAATGTCGTCGATGCCAACTACACGGTGGTGGTGAAAGCAGACAAGGCCCCGTTGCCAACGGTCGATGCGTTCGACGGAATGCACGCCGAACTACGTGACCTGGCCCGCCAATTGAAATAG